Proteins from a genomic interval of Kitasatospora herbaricolor:
- a CDS encoding HAD family hydrolase, which produces MTYRKGLVLDFGGVLTTPLVPAALAFEGRAGLPEGALLNALHLDEQMIRRTEELERGTITQAGWNAEAARRLGIADDNLMGRIFADLRPQESMIAAAAAARRAGVKVGILSNSVGRTPWDLYAGYDLDYDAVVISEDHGVRKPEPEIFRLVLDALGLPAEQCVFVDDTERYLPPAAALGFATVHAKEAARTIAELEDLLGLDLSGPHS; this is translated from the coding sequence ATGACCTACCGCAAGGGCCTCGTGCTCGACTTCGGCGGGGTGCTGACCACGCCGCTCGTCCCCGCCGCGCTCGCCTTCGAGGGGCGGGCCGGGCTTCCGGAGGGCGCCCTGCTCAACGCCCTCCACCTGGACGAGCAGATGATCCGCCGGACCGAGGAGCTGGAGCGCGGCACGATCACCCAGGCCGGCTGGAACGCCGAGGCCGCCCGGCGGCTCGGCATCGCGGACGACAACCTGATGGGGCGCATCTTCGCCGATCTGCGGCCGCAGGAGTCGATGATCGCGGCGGCCGCCGCCGCACGGCGGGCCGGGGTGAAGGTCGGCATCCTCTCCAACTCCGTCGGCCGGACGCCGTGGGACCTCTACGCAGGCTACGACCTGGACTACGACGCGGTGGTGATCTCCGAGGACCACGGCGTGCGCAAGCCGGAGCCCGAGATCTTCCGGCTCGTCCTCGACGCCCTCGGGCTGCCCGCCGAGCAGTGCGTGTTCGTCGACGACACCGAGCGGTACCTGCCGCCGGCCGCCGCCCTGGGTTTCGCCACCGTGCACGCCAAGGAGGCGGCCCGGACGATCGCCGAACTGGAGGACCTGCTCGGGCTGGACCTGTCGGGCCCGCACTCCTGA
- a CDS encoding DUF6351 family protein, translated as MLDAPAGTRVEGVTAVAHAAGTVDVPAVFPLGENHVPDVPAFCDVTVTLTHPGQGDHAHVRVWLPQENWNGRLQSVGGSAYAAGDYGSDLAGAVKGGYAAATTDAGVGSYLDTSWALDAGGKVDTGLLENFASRSEHEAAVLAKQVVAGVYGRAASYAYFTGCSTGGRQGYAEAQKYPEDYDGILANAPAVDWDEFEVATLWPQVVMNEQKTYPTGCEFKAFTDAAVQACDPDDGAVDGLLADPGACGYDPRRLIGSAVECDGRQLTITAADAEVVRRIWDGPRTPSGQKLWAGVPVGADLGALAGTTVDAGGQRVGAPFPVPAGWVSSWVQKQPVPNVPAITYDRFAELFKQSQAEYDKIIGTDDPDLTGFREAGGKLLTWHGTADQYIPAEGTVQYRQQVERRMGGAKKTDDFYRLFLAPGGIHCGLTGTDDLAALTAWVEHGRAPRTLAATVTDAAGQAVTRNLCPYPSVARYQGHGDTTDAAAFRCAPRRPALTRRTPARAAARAPRSGRAGRGAVASGARRQPGRRAPGRPRAVPATEGTPRGLTVTTVGGRRLSGLCCVTTSGMGPRHPCVTCPDGDGGTGRGHPFRNSSGGVIGGVGIVHLPVTCQNGDVMHAFPCGTLPLDFVGTLRARRNAVPTEKLATPGLLDAWFVEAGMFDAAPGADETDLDIAVDLRESIYSLVAARLAGEPLPPRAVAEVNRHAAGLPVTLRLHADGASRTGVVAQGLAALARETVEIIGGDEAALLRECARPGCAQVYLDRSRGHRREWCAMKTCGNRVKAATYRARQHSGAGS; from the coding sequence GTGCTGGACGCGCCGGCCGGTACCCGGGTGGAGGGCGTCACCGCGGTGGCGCACGCCGCGGGCACCGTCGACGTACCGGCGGTCTTCCCGCTGGGGGAGAACCACGTCCCCGACGTACCGGCGTTCTGCGACGTCACGGTGACGCTCACCCACCCCGGCCAGGGCGACCACGCCCACGTCCGGGTCTGGCTGCCGCAGGAGAACTGGAACGGCCGGCTGCAGTCGGTGGGCGGCAGCGCCTACGCGGCCGGCGACTACGGCAGCGACCTGGCCGGGGCGGTCAAGGGCGGCTACGCCGCCGCGACCACGGACGCGGGCGTCGGCTCGTACCTCGACACGAGCTGGGCCCTCGACGCCGGCGGCAAGGTCGACACCGGGCTGCTGGAGAACTTCGCCTCGCGTTCCGAGCACGAGGCGGCGGTCCTTGCCAAGCAGGTCGTCGCCGGCGTCTACGGTCGCGCCGCCTCCTACGCGTACTTCACCGGCTGCTCGACCGGCGGGCGGCAGGGCTACGCGGAGGCCCAGAAGTACCCGGAGGACTACGACGGCATCCTCGCCAACGCCCCGGCCGTCGACTGGGACGAGTTCGAGGTCGCCACGCTGTGGCCGCAGGTGGTGATGAACGAGCAGAAGACCTACCCGACCGGCTGCGAGTTCAAGGCCTTCACCGACGCGGCCGTCCAGGCCTGCGACCCGGACGACGGCGCCGTGGACGGCCTGCTGGCCGACCCGGGTGCCTGCGGCTACGACCCGCGCCGGCTGATCGGCAGCGCCGTCGAGTGCGACGGCCGGCAGCTCACGATCACCGCGGCCGACGCCGAGGTGGTCCGCCGGATCTGGGACGGGCCGCGCACCCCGTCGGGGCAGAAGCTGTGGGCCGGCGTCCCGGTCGGCGCGGATCTGGGCGCGCTCGCGGGCACCACGGTCGACGCCGGCGGGCAGCGGGTGGGCGCGCCCTTCCCGGTCCCGGCCGGATGGGTGTCCTCCTGGGTGCAGAAGCAGCCCGTCCCCAACGTCCCGGCCATCACCTACGACCGGTTCGCCGAGCTGTTCAAGCAGTCCCAGGCCGAGTACGACAAGATCATCGGTACCGACGACCCCGACCTGACCGGCTTCCGCGAGGCCGGCGGCAAGCTCCTCACCTGGCACGGCACCGCCGACCAGTACATCCCCGCCGAGGGCACCGTCCAGTACCGTCAGCAGGTCGAGCGGCGGATGGGCGGTGCGAAGAAGACCGACGACTTCTACCGCCTCTTCCTCGCGCCCGGCGGCATCCACTGCGGCCTGACCGGCACCGACGACCTCGCCGCGCTGACCGCCTGGGTCGAGCACGGCCGGGCACCCCGGACGCTGGCCGCCACCGTGACCGACGCCGCCGGCCAGGCGGTCACCCGCAACCTCTGCCCGTACCCCTCCGTCGCCCGCTACCAGGGCCACGGCGACACCACCGACGCGGCCGCCTTCCGCTGCGCCCCCCGCCGGCCGGCACTGACCCGCCGGACACCGGCCCGCGCCGCGGCCCGCGCACCCCGGTCGGGGCGCGCGGGCCGCGGCGCCGTCGCGTCCGGAGCGCGCCGGCAGCCCGGCCGTAGGGCGCCTGGCCGACCGCGAGCAGTCCCTGCGACCGAGGGCACTCCCCGGGGTCTTACGGTGACGACCGTCGGAGGCCGGCGGCTGTCAGGGCTCTGCTGCGTGACTACGAGTGGCATGGGACCGCGACACCCCTGCGTTACCTGCCCGGATGGTGACGGGGGAACCGGGCGAGGTCATCCATTCCGCAATTCATCCGGAGGGGTCATCGGAGGAGTGGGCATTGTGCATTTGCCCGTAACTTGTCAAAATGGTGACGTGATGCATGCCTTTCCCTGCGGGACCCTGCCCCTCGACTTCGTCGGGACCCTCCGTGCGCGGCGCAACGCCGTGCCGACGGAGAAGCTGGCGACCCCGGGCCTGCTCGACGCCTGGTTCGTCGAGGCTGGCATGTTCGACGCCGCGCCCGGTGCCGACGAGACCGACCTCGACATCGCCGTGGACCTGCGCGAGTCGATCTACTCGCTGGTCGCCGCCCGCCTCGCCGGCGAGCCGCTGCCGCCGCGGGCCGTCGCCGAGGTGAACCGGCACGCCGCGGGACTGCCCGTGACGCTGCGCCTGCACGCCGACGGTGCCAGCAGGACCGGAGTCGTGGCCCAGGGGCTCGCGGCCCTCGCACGCGAGACCGTCGAGATCATCGGCGGCGACGAGGCGGCCCTCCTGCGGGAGTGCGCCCGGCCCGGGTGCGCCCAGGTCTACCTCGACCGCTCGCGCGGCCACCGGCGTGAATGGTGCGCCATGAAGACCTGCGGGAACCGGGTCAAGGCCGCCACCTACCGCGCCCGCCAGCACAGCGGGGCGGGCTCGTGA